The following are from one region of the Silene latifolia isolate original U9 population chromosome 9, ASM4854445v1, whole genome shotgun sequence genome:
- the LOC141599419 gene encoding uncharacterized protein LOC141599419: MAAIQLPAAVTANLNEEQKAIMEKLIEMVKDEATSEDTKKQGLVRTPCFVVNNHKAENTKMRLIYSKSWVGDFSSDYPPPQILEWNDYDPRRRFDHEGQNGSAGGFVYADGDADDTTARKWTVAFDRMQTKVYAEAGPMGPVDWNAVKFKLDNQSGPFSKHEDPVFKGVAIAFYDGLNLYAAFEN; this comes from the exons ATGGCAGCAATTCAACTCCCAGCAGCAGTGACAGCAAACCTGAATGAAGAGCAAAAAGCAATCATGGAGAAGCTGATTGAGATGGTGAAAGATGAAGCTACTTCAGAAGACACAAAGAAGCAAGGCTTAGTTAGAACACCGTGCTTCGTTGTTAATAACCACAAGGCTGAGAACACCAAAATGCGTTTGATTTATTCCAAGAGTTGGGTCGGAGATTTCAGCTCGGATTATCCACCCCCACAAATCCTTGAATGGAACGACTATGATCCGAGGCGTAGGTTTGACCACGAAGGCCAAAATGGCTCGGCTGGAGGATTTGTGTATGCTGATGGTGATGCTGATGACACCACTGCTCGTAAATGGACTGTCGCTTTTGACCGCATGCAAACCAAG GTTTATGCAGAGGCAGGACCAATGGGGCCAGTTGATTGGAATGCTGTAAAATTCAAACTAGATAATCAATCCGGTCCATTCAGTAAGCACGAAGATCCAGTTTTTAAGGGCGTGGCTATAGCTTTTTACGACGGACTCAACTTGTACGCAGCTTTTGAAAATTAA
- the LOC141600743 gene encoding F-box protein SKIP23-like: MSQTQSAERDWSSLPTELITIIHHNLNSTITDRRRLRSVCTAWRASLTLSKPLLHFPLEIPLLPKPIRGFGGWVLDSDSGSGSEPPVFETGFLIQSAFYLISGPNQTAWLTRVEESPGGPPNYWSILNPFSYDRLFQPLPEIKVNISFLDRNIHEIARSYSLFTGYLYDEKVIKVVKLVVFPKNGEIVEDGVFSVSILFGFGDLGLWKFGEKEWKIVPNNGCSFADVIVFEDKFYMTDLKGKVKVIDPVTFEARDVITSNVEFCDGMFTYLVESKGKLYLVNKKVNTRAGFKEAIYPDPKMKKMVRTNVYCEPLQPMGFGVWVLKRGDRPFWDPTWSLDDQVFFVSEYVTFSMSAKEVGWKRGDCIFFNQEGFRGHVCYGGYGSDNKCDRSNHTYKSELQLFTKKCGIFVLPQGSITTTSDERLPRPFKIFWPVPK; encoded by the coding sequence ATGTCGCAAACACAGTCAGCAGAACGTGATTGGAGCAGCCTCCCTACAGAACTCATCACCATAATCCACCACAACCTCAACTCAACAATCACCGACCGTCGCCGTCTTCGCTCCGTATGCACCGCATGGCGAGCCTCCCTCACCCTTTCTAAACCCCTCCTTCACTTCCCCCTCGAAATTCCCCTTCTTCCTAAACCCATTCGTGGTTTCGGAGGTTGGGTTTTGGATTCGGATTCGGGTTCTGGTTCCGAACCACCCGTCTTCGAAACCGGGTTCCTTATTCAAAGCGCCTTCTACCTCATTTCCGGCCCGAACCAAACCGCTTGGTTAACCCGGGTCGAAGAATCCCCAGGGGGCCCACCTAATTACTGGTCTATCCTAAACCCGTTTTCTTACGACAGGCTTTTTCAGCCATTGCCGGAAATTAAGGTTAATATAAGTTTCTTGGACCGTAATATTCATGAAATTGCTAGATCATATAGTTTGTTTACTGGGTATTTGTACGACGAGAAGGTAATAAAAGTTGTTAAATTAGTTGTATTTCCGAAAAATGGTGAAATTGTGGAAGATGGGGTTTTTTCGGTATCAATATTATTTGGATTTGGAGATTTAGGGTTATGGAAGTTTGGGGAAAAGGAATGGAAAATTGTACCGAATAATGGTTGTAGTTTCGCGGATGTGATCGTCTTTGAAGACAAATTTTATATGACGGATTTGAAAGGAAAGGTGAAGGTTATTGATCCTGTGACATTCGAGGCGAGAGATGTTATCACCTCGAACGTCGAGTTTTGTGATGGAATGTTCACTTATTTGGTGGAGTCTAAGGGGAAATTGTACTTGGTGAATAAAAAGGTTAACACTAGGGCTGGGTTCAAGGAAGCGATTTATCCTGACCCGAAAATGAAGAAAATGGTGAGAACTAATGTGTATTGTGAGCCACTACAGCCCATGGGATTTGGGGTTTGGGTTTTAAAAAGAGGGGATCGACCATTTTGGGACCCGACGTGGAGTTTGGATGATCAGGTTTTCTTTGTGAGCGAGTATGTGACGTTTTCTATGTCGGCCAAGGAAGTTGGGTGGAAGAGAGGGGATTGTATCTTCTTCAATCAAGAAGGGTTTAGAGGTCATGTGTGCTATGGGGGGTATGGTAGTGATAATAAATGTGACCGTTCTAACCATACTTATAAATCGGAGCTGCAATTGTTTACCAAAAAATGCGGGATATTCGTGTTGCCACAGGGATCGATTACTACCACTAGTGATGAGCGTTTGCCTCGTCCGTTTAAGATCTTTTGGCCTGTTCCTAAATAG
- the LOC141600744 gene encoding F-box protein SKIP23-like, with the protein MSQTQSETRDWSSLPIEIITIIHHKLNSTITDRRRLRSVCTSWRTSLTLSKPLVYFPLEIPLPPKPLRDSWDSDSDSGSEPTVLRTGDLIQCAFYLISGPKPNPNPNTWLTRVKETPGHPPNFWFIQNPFSYEMFFQPMPKIKVNISFLERNIHEIARSYTLCTGYMYADKVMKPVKVVVFPKNGEFVEDGFFSLSAIFGNGDLGFWKFGDQEWKIVPMNDCRFADVIVFEDEFYVTDLKGKVKVIDPVTFEARDIIASNVEFCDGWFTYLVESNGKLYLVNKEVNSTAGFKEAIYPDPETKKMVRTKVYCEPLQPLCLAVWVLKGGDRPFWDPTWSLDDRVFFVSEYVTFSMSAKEVGWKRGDFIFFNHEGFRGHLCYDVECDSCDHTYESELQLFSINCGIFTFPQGSITTTSSEHLPRPFKIFWPVPKWLISD; encoded by the coding sequence ATGTCGCAAACACAATCAGAGACACGTGATTGGAGCAGCCTCCCTATAGAAATCATCACCATAATCCACCACAAACTCAACTCCACAATCACCGACCGTCGCCGTCTTCGCTCCGTATGCACCTCCTGGCGCACCTCCCTCACTCTTTCCAAACCCCTCGTTTATTTCCCCCTTGAAATTCCCCTTCCTCCTAAACCCCTTCGGGATTCCTGGGATTCGGATTCGGATTCAGGTTCTGAACCAACTGTCCTCCGAACCGGTGACCTTATTCAATGCGCTTTTTACCTCATTTCCGGTCCCAAACCCAACCCCAACCCGAACACTTGGTTGACCCGGGTCAAAGAAACCCCTGGCCACCCACCTAATTTCTGGTTTATCCAAAACCCGTTTTCTTACGAGATGTTTTTTCAGCCAATGCCGAAAATTAAGGTTAATATAAGTTTCTTGGAGCGTAATATTCATGAAATTGCTAGATCATATACCTTGTGTACTGGGTATATGTACGCCGATAAGGTGATGAAACCTGTCAAGGTAGTCGTGTTTCCGAAAAACGGAGAGTTTGTGGAAGACGGGTTTTTCTCGTTATCAGCCATATTTGGAaatggggatttagggttttggaAGTTTGGAGATCAGGAATGGAAAATTGTACCCATGAATGATTGTCGTTTCGCGGATGTGATTGTCTTTGAGGATGAATTTTATGTGACGGATTTGAAAGGAAAGGTAAAGGTTATTGATCCTGTGACATTCGAGGCGAGAGATATTATCGCCTCGAATGTCGAGTTTTGTGATGGGTGGTTCACTTATTTGGTTGAGTCTAATGGAAAATTGTACTTGGTGAATAAAGAAGTCAACTCAACGGCCGGGTTCAAGGAAGCGATTTATCCTGACCCGGAAACAAAGAAGATGGTGAGGACTAAAGTGTATTGTGAGCCACTGCAGCCACTGTGCCTTGCTGTTTGGGTTTTGAAGGGAGGGGATCGACCGTTTTGGGACCCGACTTGGAGTTTAGATGATCGGGTTTTCTTTGTGAGCGAGTATGTGACGTTTTCTATGTCGGCTAAGGAAGTTGGTTGGAAAAGAGGGGATTTTATCTTCTTCAATCATGAAGGGTTTAGAGGTCATTTGTGCTATGATGTGGAATGTGACAGTTGTGACCATACTTATGAATCGGAGCTGCAATTGTTTAGCATAAACTGCGGGATTTTCACGTTTCCACAGGGATCGATTACTACTACTAGTAGTGAGCACTTGCCTCGTCCGTTTAAGATCTTCTGGCCTGTTCCTAAATGGTTAATCTCCGACTAA